Below is a window of Candidatus Tanganyikabacteria bacterium DNA.
GAAGTCGATTGCTTCCTGCGCGGAGCCGGGCCGCAAACCGAGGCCGGGCTCGCGGAGCCAGCTCAGATCGTCTTGCGGCTCGACGGGAGGGATGATGCGGCCAGCGGCCACCATCTTCGCATAGACCGAACGACCCGGAGCCAGGTGGTCCGGTCTACGGATTTCAGCGATTTCCCGGCCGCGATCCGTGACGATGACGATGTCGCCGGCCTGAACCAGCCGCAAGAATGCGCTCAGCTTCGCCTTTAACTCACCGATGCCAACGCGTTTCATGTTTTATAAAGTAGTCGCTAATGACCAAGATCGTCAATGCCGTGGCGAACGCCCGCGACTCTGTCCTGTGCGGGAAAGCGATGGCGCAACAACTCCCACGAGAGGACTTGTTTGCTTGCCCGGATTCGCGATCCCCCATCGCTGGCGGAGCCCGAGCCGGCGATCTCCTGCTTTCGGTTCGCTGAACGGAAAGCGCATCCCGAACGTGACTAGCGCGTAACTCCCCGCGGCTATTGGCAGCCAGAGGAGGAGGTTCGTCGTGTATCAGCGTTCCATCGGTGCCGTGGTCGGCCACGACGTGGCCAGCTACGACCACAACCGCAACGGCAAGATCGACTTGCCGCGCAACCAGAAGAAGGACAAGAGGATCGAGGTGGACGGC
It encodes the following:
- a CDS encoding type II toxin-antitoxin system prevent-host-death family antitoxin, with protein sequence MKRVGIGELKAKLSAFLRLVQAGDIVIVTDRGREIAEIRRPDHLAPGRSVYAKMVAAGRIIPPVEPQDDLSWLREPGLGLRPGSAQEAIDFERSE